Within the Desulfobaculum xiamenense genome, the region AACAAGCGCGAGATCGAACTCATCCGCTACTTCCGCGAACATCCGAGCGCCACGACCTTCTCGCGTTTCGACACCATCGCCGGGCAGCAGTTCTACATCACCGCGCGCCCGGTCACCTTCGTGACCTCGTGCATGAACTGCCACGGCTCGCCGGACAAGGCCCCCCGCGAACTCATCGAACGCTACGGCAGCCAGCGCGGCTTCGGCCACGAGGCGGATGTGGTGGCTGGCGTGACGTCCGTCACCCTGCCCGTGGGTAGCGCCCTCTCACGCATCCGCGGGGCCACGCTCGGCTATATCTCGCTGGCCGTGGCTGGTGCGCTGCTCTTTTTCGGCATCGTCAATGTGCTTTTCAATCGCGTGGTGGTCCACAACCTGCGCCGCCTCACCGACGTGCTCGGGCATCACTTCACCGAGCAGGCCGATACCGATGTGTTGGACCGGCTCGGCAAGGGCGACGAGATTGAGGACGTCATGCACGGCGTGGAGGAACTGGCCGCGCACCTCAGCACCGCCCGGCGCGAGCTGGAGCACTACGCCGTGAACCTGCGGCGCATGGTGGACGACCGCACGGCGGACCTCTCCCTCGAAGCCATGGAGCGCCGCACGGACGTCATGCTCTTCGTGAGTCTGCTCGACACGCTTAATGTCAGCCACACCCGCCGCGAACTCATCGAGGCCTCGCTGCCGCGCATCGGCCAGCGGTTCAAGGCGCGCAGGGCCGCCTTCATTTGCACGCTGGCATCCCAGAATTTCTACTCGTGGCCCGTGCCCGACGTCCGCCCGCCACTGCCGGACGACTGGCAGCGCATCGTCGCCTCGGGCGAGGCACTCGTCTTCCACGACCGCGCCTACGTGCCCGTGCGTTCCTCGGACCACACCGTGGAGGGCTACCTGTACCTCGAAACCGGCGACAACGCGGAGATCGAACCCGGTCAGGTGCGCGACGTGCTTGTGGCTCTCGGCCAGCAGCTCGGCATCGCCATGGAGAATCTCAACGCGCTGGACACGCTGCTCACCCAGAACGACCTGCTCGGCTCCATCTTCGAGGGCATCGCGGACCCACTGCTGCTCATGGATGGCGGGTGCCGCGTGGTGCTTGCCAATCAGGCCGCGCGGGTGCTCGGCGCGTCGCAGGCCGACGAGGGCATCGACGCCGCGCCGCGTCTTCTGGGCCTCGACCCCAACAACGGATCGGGCTGCCCCTTGCAGAGCGTTCTCGGCCGGGGCACGCCTCTGTCCTACGAGGAGGAAATCCCCGGTGGGCGGACCTTCCAGGTTTCGGTCTATCCCGTGCGCGGGGGGCAGAACCGCGACGGGCGCGCCGTCGTCTACGCGCGCGAGGTTACGGCCGAAAAGCTCATGCTCACGCGCATGCAGCACAACGAGAAGCTCGTCACCGTGGGCAAGCTGGCCGCCGGACTCGCCCACGAGATCAACAATCCGCTCGGCATCATCGCCTGCTACGCGGAACTGTTGCGCTCCGCCGCGGGGGGGGACCAGCAGCGCGCCGACCTCGATGTCATCCTGCGCCATACGCGGCAGGCCCAGCGCGTGCTCCAGGAACTTTTGAACTTCGCCCGCCCGCGCAAGGCGTCCGACGGTCCCTGCGATCCCGGCGATGTGCTACGCATGGTGTGCGACGTGTTCGCCGTGCAGGCCGAGGCACGTCACGTCAACCTGACCACCGAGTTGCCCGTGGCCCTGCCGCTTATCAAGGCGGACCCCGCGTCTCTCGAACAGATTCTCTCGAACCTCTTGCTCAACGCCCTCGACGCCGTGGCCCGCGATACCGGGCAGGTCCACCTGCGCGCCGTGCACGATGCCACCCGCTGCGAAGTGCTCATCATCGTTGCCGACAACGGTCCCGGCATCCCGCGCGAGAACCTCGGCCGCATTTTCGACCCCTTCTTCACCACCAAGGACGTGGGCCGGGGAACGGGCCTCGGACTGGCCGTGGTCTACGGCCTCGTACGCGAGATGGGTGCCACCATCGACGTCGAAAATCGCGATGGCGCACAGTTCACGCTCACTTTCCCCGTTCCGGAGGATACGGATGCAACAGATGCAGATACACAACGCCCAGCCTGAGGCGATACTCATCGTCGACGATCAGGAAGATTTCGCGCGCGGCCTCGCCCGCCTGCTCAAGCGCGAGTTCCCCGACGTCGCCACCCGCACCGCCACCAGCGGGGACGAAGCGCTGGACATCCTCTCCCGCGAACGTGTGTCGCTCATGTTCTCGGACCTGCGCATGCCCGGCATCGGCGGCATTGAACTCCTGCGGCAGGCCCTTGCCGCGGAGCCGAATCTCTCCGTGGTCATGCTCACGGGGTACGGCTCCATCGAATCCGCCGTGGAGGCCCTCAAGGCCGGAGCCTACGATTTCCTGACCAAGCCCGTGGAGCCGGACGCACTCTTCCGCGCCACGGCAAAGGGGCTCGAACGCGCCCGTCTGCTCGGAGAGAACTCGCGCTTGCGCGAGCTCATGGCCAAAAGCGAACTCGGGACGGCCCTCATCGGCGAATCCGCGCCCATGAAGCGGCTCAAGGAGACCATCGCCGCTGTCGCCGCCAGCGACTACACCGTGCTCATCACCGGCGAATCCGGCACCGGCAAGGAAATGGTCGCCCGCGCCGTGCAGTCCGTGTCCGCCCGTGCCGCAAAGTCCTTTCTTCAGGTCAATTGTCCCGCCATTCCGGAGCAGCTTCTCGAAAGTGAACTCTTCGGGCACGTCAAGGGCGCGTTCACCGGTGCCGACCGCTCCCGCAAAGGGCTCTTCGTCGCAGCCGACGGCGGAACCCTGCTCCTCGACGAAATCGGCGACATTCCCATGAACATCCAGACCAAGCTCCTGCGCGTGCTTCAGGAGCGCGAAGTCCGTCCCGTTGGCTCCAGCGCCTCCGTGCGTGTGGACGTGCGCATTCTCGCCTCCACCAATCAGGACCTCGAACGCAAGATGCGCGAAGGGCTCTTCCGCGAAGACCTCTTCTATCGTCTCAACGTCCTCAACGTGCATGTCCCCGCCCTCAACCGCCGCACCGAGGACATTCCGCTCCTCGCCCACCATTTCCTCTCGCAGGCTTGCCGCGAAATGCGCCTCATGCCCAAGGAGATCGCTCCGGAAGTTCTTGCGTGGCTCACCAGCCGTCCGTGGCCGGGAAACGTCCGCGAAATGCAGAACTTCATGCGTCGACTCGCCGTGTTTTCGCAGGGTGACGTCATCGATCTCGCCCTCGTTCGTCTTGCCGAGGCCCGGCCCGACGCCGAACCCGCCGACGACAGCCTCCCCCCGTACAAGGACGCCAAGTCCCGCGTCATGGACGAATTCACCCGCAACTACGTCACCGAACTGCTGCGCAAGACCGCCGGAAACATCTCCGAAGCGGCCCGCGTCTCCGGCCTCGAACGCGTTTCCCTTCAGAAGATCCTCCGCCGCCTCGATATCGACGCCGAACGCTACCGCCGCGCGTAGCCGCCACTTCGGGCGCTACGCGGAGGGTGGAGAAGAGAATGCCTCTGGCGGCCGGGGCTTTGCCCCGGACCCCAGTCAAGGAAATGATTTCCTTGACAATCCTCACTATGGCTTCGTCGCTAAAAGCCGTACGGCTAGCCAAGGGCAGACGGCCTATCGCATATCGGGGGTCCAGGGGGCCAGCGGCCCCTTGGCCGGCGGAGCCTACGGCTTGCATTGATCAACGAACGATACGGTCGGCCATGGCGATTGCCGCATGGCGTCTAGACGCCGTGCAGGTGGGCGCAGTGTCGGCAGGGGTCCGGCGGGCGGTGGGTGGTGGCGAAGGCCTCGGCGATGGCGGCCACGGCGTGGTCGAGGCGGGCCGCGCTTTCGAAGTCCGCGCCGATGCCTGCGGTGAGCGCGTCGTGGATGTCGAGGCGGCGCTCAAAGGCGTGTCTGAAGGCCCGGTATGGCGCGCTGTCCCATATTTCGGCGAGGGGGCTGGTGGCGATGTTTCCGAAGCCGAGTCGGGAGGCCTGTGTGCGGCTGTCCCCGAAGCGGACGGGATATGGCCCGGTCATGGGCGGGCAGAGGTACACGCAGGGCGAGACTGTGCCGTCTGCGGCGATGAAGAGGCTGTGCAGCGGGTCGCGCGGGCAGACGGGCAGTTCCTCGGTGCGCATGGGCGGGGGGACGAAGCCGATGCCGTGCCGCCACGAGGCGACGCGTGCGGCAAGCCAGTGCCATGTGTGGCGTTCTGGGCGGTCATAGGCCACGAGAGCGGCCTGGGTGTCGCAACAGACATGGACCATGTGCGTGGGGACGACCCTGTCCGCCCCGGCGCGGGCGCATTGGCGCAGGATGGAGGGGATGGCGCGTGCGGTGCCGGGCGTGACGAGCAGGTTCACCAGCAGTGGCGGGTGGCGGTCGTGCCGGGCCGCATGGAAGGTGGCGAGCGCTTCGAGGGCGCGGGAGAAGGTGCCCCGACCGCGCAGGGCGGTCTGCGTGGCGTCGTCCGGGCCTGCGAGGCTCACGGCCATGGATGCCAGCCCGGCGTCGACGAGGGCGCGGGCCGTTTTATTGGAAAGGTGCGTGCCGTTGGTGGACAGGCTCGGCCGTGCCCCGCGCTTCGCCACGGCGCGCACGATGTCCGGCATGTCGTCGCGCAGGAGCGATTCGCCCCA harbors:
- a CDS encoding radical SAM protein; protein product: MAAPPASPFASIQAEPTSRCTLRCATCLRGNFPEQWVDADMPPRVLDALIDAAESCESMHLQGWGESLLRDDMPDIVRAVAKRGARPSLSTNGTHLSNKTARALVDAGLASMAVSLAGPDDATQTALRGRGTFSRALEALATFHAARHDRHPPLLVNLLVTPGTARAIPSILRQCARAGADRVVPTHMVHVCCDTQAALVAYDRPERHTWHWLAARVASWRHGIGFVPPPMRTEELPVCPRDPLHSLFIAADGTVSPCVYLCPPMTGPYPVRFGDSRTQASRLGFGNIATSPLAEIWDSAPYRAFRHAFERRLDIHDALTAGIGADFESAARLDHAVAAIAEAFATTHRPPDPCRHCAHLHGV
- a CDS encoding c-type heme family protein is translated as MRVTKPTKLQTRFLIGLAGIALGGGLLFACGLYFHLRSLLETEVASKAELMLNQVEAVRTYVRSTLRPTMYRVLPKDQFIIEAMSTSYISRKVMDGMASGDVTPHNYRRVAINARNPHYEANKREIELIRYFREHPSATTFSRFDTIAGQQFYITARPVTFVTSCMNCHGSPDKAPRELIERYGSQRGFGHEADVVAGVTSVTLPVGSALSRIRGATLGYISLAVAGALLFFGIVNVLFNRVVVHNLRRLTDVLGHHFTEQADTDVLDRLGKGDEIEDVMHGVEELAAHLSTARRELEHYAVNLRRMVDDRTADLSLEAMERRTDVMLFVSLLDTLNVSHTRRELIEASLPRIGQRFKARRAAFICTLASQNFYSWPVPDVRPPLPDDWQRIVASGEALVFHDRAYVPVRSSDHTVEGYLYLETGDNAEIEPGQVRDVLVALGQQLGIAMENLNALDTLLTQNDLLGSIFEGIADPLLLMDGGCRVVLANQAARVLGASQADEGIDAAPRLLGLDPNNGSGCPLQSVLGRGTPLSYEEEIPGGRTFQVSVYPVRGGQNRDGRAVVYAREVTAEKLMLTRMQHNEKLVTVGKLAAGLAHEINNPLGIIACYAELLRSAAGGDQQRADLDVILRHTRQAQRVLQELLNFARPRKASDGPCDPGDVLRMVCDVFAVQAEARHVNLTTELPVALPLIKADPASLEQILSNLLLNALDAVARDTGQVHLRAVHDATRCEVLIIVADNGPGIPRENLGRIFDPFFTTKDVGRGTGLGLAVVYGLVREMGATIDVENRDGAQFTLTFPVPEDTDATDADTQRPA
- a CDS encoding sigma-54-dependent transcriptional regulator, which codes for MQIHNAQPEAILIVDDQEDFARGLARLLKREFPDVATRTATSGDEALDILSRERVSLMFSDLRMPGIGGIELLRQALAAEPNLSVVMLTGYGSIESAVEALKAGAYDFLTKPVEPDALFRATAKGLERARLLGENSRLRELMAKSELGTALIGESAPMKRLKETIAAVAASDYTVLITGESGTGKEMVARAVQSVSARAAKSFLQVNCPAIPEQLLESELFGHVKGAFTGADRSRKGLFVAADGGTLLLDEIGDIPMNIQTKLLRVLQEREVRPVGSSASVRVDVRILASTNQDLERKMREGLFREDLFYRLNVLNVHVPALNRRTEDIPLLAHHFLSQACREMRLMPKEIAPEVLAWLTSRPWPGNVREMQNFMRRLAVFSQGDVIDLALVRLAEARPDAEPADDSLPPYKDAKSRVMDEFTRNYVTELLRKTAGNISEAARVSGLERVSLQKILRRLDIDAERYRRA